In the genome of Delphinus delphis chromosome 15, mDelDel1.2, whole genome shotgun sequence, one region contains:
- the SLC32A1 gene encoding vesicular inhibitory amino acid transporter, which produces MPRRPGPPETAPSVLFSGPAAAMATLLRSKLSNVATSVSNKSQAKVSGMFARMGFQAATDEEAVGFAHCDDLDFEHRQGLQMDILKTEGEPCGDEGAEPPVEGDIHYQRGGGAPLPPSGSKDQSLGAGGEFGGHDKPKITAWEAGWNVTNAIQGMFVLGLPYAILHGGYLGLFLIIFAAVVCCYTGKILIACLYEENEDGEVVRVRDSYVAIANACCAPRFPTLGGRVVNVAQIIELVMTCILYVVVSGNLMYNSFPGLPVSQKSWSIIATAALLPCAFLKNLKAVSRFSLLCTLAHFVINILVIAYCLSRARDWAWEKVKFYIDVKKFPISIGIIVFSYTSQIFLPSLEGNMQQPSEFHCMMNWTHIAACVLKGLFALVAYLTWADETKEVITDNLPGSIRAVVNIFLVAKALLSYPLPFFAAVEVLEKSLFQEGSRAFFPACYGGDGRLKSWGLTLRCALVVFTLLMAIYVPHFALLMGLTGSLTGAGLCFLLPSLFHLRLLWRKLLWHQVFFDVAIFVIGGICSVSGFVHSLEGLIEAYRTNAED; this is translated from the exons CCCCTTCTGTCCTTTTCTCGGGCCCCGCTGCCGCCATGGCCACCCTGCTCCGCAGCAAGCTGTCCAACGTGGCCACGTCCGTATCCAACAAGTCCCAGGCCAAGGTGAGCGGCATGTTCGCCAGGATGGGTTTTCAGGCTGCCACCGACGAGGAGGCGGTGGGCTTCGCGCACTGCGACGACCTCGACTTTGAGCACCGTCAGGGCCTGCAGATGGACATCCTGAAAACCGAGGGCGAGCCCTGCGGGGACGAGGGCGCTGAACCGCCCGTCGAGGGAGACATCCATTACCAGCGAGGCGGCGGCGCGCCCCTGCCGCCCTCGGGCTCCAAGGACCAGTCCCTGGGAGCTGGTGGCGAGTTCGGGGGCCACGACAAGCCCAAGATCACGGCGTGGGAGGCGGGCTGGAACGTGACCAACGCTATCCAG GGCATGTTCGTGCTGGGCCTGCCCTACGCCATCCTGCACGGCGGCTACCTGGGATTGTTCCTCATCATCTTCGCCGCCGTGGTGTGCTGCTACACTGGCAAGATCCTCATCGCATGCCTGTACGAGGAGAACGAGGACGGCGAGGTGGTACGCGTGCGGGACTCGTATGTGGCCATCGCCAACGCTTGCTGCGCTCCGCGCTTCCCCACGCTGGGCGGCCGCGTAGTGAACGTGGCGCAGATCATCGAGCTGGTGATGACTTGCATCCTGTACGTGGTGGTGAGTGGCAACCTCATGTACAACAGCTTCCCAGGGCTGCCCGTGTCGCAGAAGTCCTGGTCCATCATCGCCACGGCGGCGCTGCTGCCCTGCGCCTTCCTTAAGAACCTCAAGGCCGTGTCCAGGTTCAGCCTGCTGTGCACTTTGGCCCACTTCGTCATCAACATTCTGGTCATTGCCTACTGCTTATCGAGGGCGCGCGATTGGGCCTGGGAGAAGGTCAAGTTCTATATCGACGTCAAGAAGTTTCCCATCTCCATTGGCATCATCGTGTTCAGCTACACGTCGCAGATCTTCCTGCCTTCGCTGGAGGGCAACATGCAGCAGCCCAGCGAGTTCCACTGCATGATGAACTGGACGCACATCGCCGCCTGCGTGCTCAAAGGCCTCTTCGCGCTCGTCGCCTACCTCACCTGGGCCGATGAGACCAAGGAGGTCATCACGGATAACCTGCCCGGTTCCATCCGCGCCGTGGTCAACATCTTCCTGGTGGCCAAGGCCCTGTTGTCCTACCCGTTGCCCTTCTTCGCTGCTGTCGAGGTGCTGGAGAAGTCGCTCTTCCAGGAAGGCAGCCGCGCCTTCTTTCCCGCCTGCTACGGCGGCGACGGGCGCCTCAAGTCGTGGGGCCTGACGCTGCGCTGTGCGCTGGTCGTCTTCACGCTGCTCATGGCCATCTACGTGCCGCACTTCGCGTTGCTTATGGGCCTCACCGGCAGCCTCACGGGCGCCGGCCTCTGCTTCCTGCTGCCCAGCCTCTTCCACCTGCGCCTGCTCTGGCGCAAGCTGCTGTGGCACCAGGTCTTCTTCGACGTCGCCATCTTCGTCATCGGCGGCATCTGCAGCGTGTCCGGCTTCGTGCACTCGCTGGAGGGCCTCATTGAGGCCTACCGAACCAACGCGGAGGACTAG